A part of Desulfovibrionales bacterium genomic DNA contains:
- a CDS encoding Swt1 family HEPN domain-containing protein translates to MEWKKAVAKAEDWSSITYEIPNRWLLTHYYEAFNVLFRVENSLRVFVYTILKNVYLDKWADTQIETVEEERTTIAAIAKKRIRQAQDFGYLGYEISSPLMHLNSGELVRLITSNEYWKHFARYFKGRKEIIRNKLDEIGNIRNSLAHFRPIKEDDVEIIKQNAKHVLVAVEASLVEMTSTITIVPTNTTDAWYETISTMGGKSVGVALYQSSSTEWIRIEILYRSQQINVSQYGDDWLSYQILNLRTPNVIQLYPGISKYVTSVSEDIPYTTMPEDLKPRFQKKVSFVFSKQVLNDNLTNIADALREFLGKIANEEELVCADHLARGELIEPVTVSARFIKDPERPRWDVLTSTMQYPFREEYPVEYWGDLGIYYRDFIAAATKYPWMPSDISRFDI, encoded by the coding sequence ATGGAATGGAAAAAAGCGGTAGCGAAGGCAGAGGACTGGTCCAGCATAACATATGAAATCCCAAACCGATGGCTTCTTACGCATTACTACGAAGCCTTTAACGTCCTCTTTAGAGTTGAAAACTCGCTCAGAGTTTTTGTTTACACTATTCTGAAAAATGTATATTTAGACAAATGGGCCGACACCCAAATAGAAACTGTGGAGGAAGAGCGAACTACTATTGCTGCAATAGCAAAGAAGCGCATAAGACAGGCTCAGGATTTCGGCTACCTCGGCTATGAAATAAGCAGCCCTCTTATGCATCTGAACAGCGGGGAACTCGTTAGACTTATCACTTCGAACGAATACTGGAAACACTTTGCACGTTACTTTAAAGGCCGAAAAGAAATTATAAGAAACAAGCTTGACGAAATAGGAAACATCAGGAATTCTCTGGCTCATTTTCGCCCGATCAAGGAAGATGATGTTGAGATCATCAAGCAGAATGCGAAACATGTTCTTGTCGCCGTAGAAGCATCCCTTGTCGAAATGACATCAACCATTACCATCGTGCCAACGAACACAACCGATGCATGGTATGAAACAATAAGCACCATGGGGGGCAAGAGCGTTGGTGTAGCGCTGTATCAAAGCAGCTCAACGGAATGGATAAGGATTGAGATTCTCTATAGAAGCCAGCAAATAAACGTCTCTCAGTATGGAGATGACTGGCTTTCATACCAAATCCTCAACTTGAGGACACCAAACGTTATTCAATTATATCCCGGCATTTCGAAATACGTTACTTCTGTTTCTGAGGACATTCCCTATACCACAATGCCAGAAGATTTAAAGCCAAGGTTCCAAAAAAAGGTTTCATTTGTTTTTTCCAAACAAGTTTTGAATGACAATCTCACTAATATCGCAGATGCACTTCGAGAATTCTTGGGCAAAATCGCCAATGAAGAAGAACTCGTGTGCGCTGACCATTTAGCGAGAGGTGAATTAATAGAACCAGTAACAGTGTCGGCCCGATTCATTAAAGATCCTGAGCGTCCACGGTGGGATGTTCTGACATCTACTATGCAGTATCCCTTTAGAGAGGAATACCCCGTGGAATACTGGGGTGATCTGGGCATCTATTATCGCGATTTTATTGCCGCTGCCACCAAGTACCCGTGGATGCCCTCGGATATTTCGCGATTCGACATATGA
- a CDS encoding YeeE/YedE thiosulfate transporter family protein: MGENGSKPLLWLWAGILLAILNTLIFNINMSDRPIGASTAFPYFSGLLAGLTDADYMKDIVRSGSWELYFLCGALIGSFLSSLISRDFKIQLIPERWRDVKGGSAAKRVFWAFLGGFLLLFGARLADGCTSGHILSGGMQLAVSSLVFGAVAIITFLITGKVFYRR; the protein is encoded by the coding sequence ATGGGAGAAAACGGTAGCAAGCCTTTGCTCTGGCTGTGGGCGGGTATACTGCTGGCAATCCTGAACACGCTTATTTTTAATATCAATATGTCAGACAGACCTATCGGGGCTTCCACAGCTTTCCCTTACTTTTCAGGTCTCTTGGCAGGGCTCACCGATGCTGATTATATGAAAGATATCGTAAGATCCGGGTCATGGGAGCTGTATTTTTTGTGTGGAGCCTTAATCGGCTCTTTTTTGTCTTCTCTAATCTCAAGGGATTTCAAGATACAGCTCATCCCTGAGCGCTGGCGGGATGTGAAGGGAGGTTCCGCCGCGAAAAGGGTTTTCTGGGCATTTCTTGGGGGATTTTTGCTTCTCTTTGGGGCCAGGCTGGCTGATGGCTGTACAAGTGGTCATATCCTTTCAGGTGGCATGCAATTGGCCGTAAGTAGCCTGGTATTTGGCGCAGTGGCTATCATTACATTCCTTATCACTGGAAAAGTCTTCTATAGGAGGTAA
- a CDS encoding YeeE/YedE thiosulfate transporter family protein — MAKAVIFGMLFGWILQRSRVNTFNKIGGFAMLKDFTVLKLLLTAIGVGSVLLFTEIQLGLASLHVKPFNLTGVLLGGIVFGIGMAILGYCPGTLIVSIGEGAVDALVGTLGGLAAGLIYIFLYPEMKPLLGPDLGKINLYAGGAVTSGIIVLLFGGILVVAAAYIDKRVKR, encoded by the coding sequence ATGGCTAAGGCAGTCATATTCGGTATGTTGTTTGGGTGGATATTGCAGAGGTCACGGGTCAATACCTTTAACAAAATAGGCGGGTTTGCCATGCTGAAAGACTTCACGGTCTTAAAGTTGCTGCTGACGGCTATCGGGGTGGGGAGTGTACTTCTGTTCACAGAAATACAATTAGGTCTTGCCTCCTTGCACGTTAAGCCATTCAATTTAACAGGCGTTCTTTTGGGTGGAATCGTTTTTGGGATCGGTATGGCTATTCTCGGATACTGCCCTGGTACGCTCATTGTCTCGATTGGGGAAGGGGCGGTAGATGCCTTGGTAGGAACATTGGGTGGATTGGCGGCCGGACTTATTTACATATTTTTGTATCCTGAGATGAAACCCCTGCTTGGCCCGGATTTGGGAAAGATAAACTTGTATGCCGGTGGCGCTGTGACTTCAGGTATAATTGTGCTTTTGTTCGGGGGTATTTTGGTGGTTGCCGCAGCTTATATTGACAAGAGGGTAAAGAGATGA
- a CDS encoding divalent-cation tolerance protein CutA encodes MTDYIQVVTTTEKKEDARKIARAVVEKRLAGCVQVIGPITSTYRWKEAIETSEEWMCVIKTRKDLYPEIEKSIREVHPYEVPEILAVPVAEGNKDYLEWLGNEIKGG; translated from the coding sequence ATGACCGACTACATCCAGGTGGTTACAACTACAGAAAAAAAGGAAGATGCCCGGAAGATCGCCCGGGCCGTGGTTGAGAAGAGGTTGGCAGGTTGCGTCCAGGTTATCGGGCCTATAACCAGCACTTACCGTTGGAAAGAGGCGATTGAGACGTCCGAAGAGTGGATGTGTGTAATTAAAACCAGAAAAGACCTTTATCCGGAGATTGAAAAGTCTATTCGGGAGGTCCACCCGTATGAAGTGCCCGAGATTTTAGCCGTGCCGGTAGCTGAGGGCAATAAGGATTATCTGGAATGGTTGGGCAATGAAATTAAGGGAGGATAG
- a CDS encoding lytic transglycosylase domain-containing protein, with the protein MIGKIDPRIPNGLPVSASAVPSGSAPHPDFGSIFRASIAGQAREQPLDIVIIQALSRVLQAILSENGSEENGSLPSSLFPLNFPDLSPQSNRAEYRPEGRELDAGVSNNLQGGQDIEHIVTEASRKYGVEPALIKSVIAVESNGDPQALSPAGARGLMQLMPATAAELGVTDPFDPAQNVMAGTRYLRQLMDRYQGDVKLALAAYNWGMGNLEKRPEALPKETREYIARVESRYRGYVA; encoded by the coding sequence ATGATAGGCAAAATAGACCCGCGTATTCCAAATGGCCTTCCTGTTTCGGCTTCCGCAGTACCTTCCGGTTCCGCACCCCATCCTGATTTTGGCAGCATATTCCGCGCCTCTATAGCCGGTCAGGCCAGGGAACAACCGCTGGATATAGTGATTATTCAGGCCTTAAGCCGGGTCTTGCAGGCCATCCTTTCTGAAAATGGATCCGAAGAAAACGGCAGCCTTCCCTCATCACTTTTCCCTTTGAATTTTCCCGACCTATCCCCTCAGTCCAATAGAGCGGAATACCGTCCGGAGGGAAGGGAGCTAGATGCCGGGGTGTCAAATAATTTACAGGGCGGACAGGATATTGAACATATTGTGACCGAGGCGTCCCGAAAATACGGGGTAGAACCCGCGCTTATCAAATCTGTTATTGCGGTGGAAAGTAACGGCGACCCGCAGGCCCTATCACCGGCCGGCGCCCGGGGTCTCATGCAGCTTATGCCGGCAACCGCAGCCGAATTAGGCGTAACCGATCCCTTTGATCCGGCACAGAACGTCATGGCCGGGACGCGCTATCTGCGCCAGTTGATGGACCGTTACCAGGGGGATGTAAAGCTGGCCCTGGCCGCCTACAACTGGGGGATGGGTAACCTGGAAAAAAGGCCGGAGGCCCTGCCTAAAGAGACGCGGGAGTACATAGCCAGAGTCGAAAGCCGTTATCGTGGCTATGTCGCGTAG
- a CDS encoding EscU/YscU/HrcU family type III secretion system export apparatus switch protein, which translates to MNNWKKKIKKAVSLKYEPAKDSAPKVTAKGQGVVADKIIALAKENNIPIHEDPDLVEILSKLDLEEEIPPTVYVLVAEILAFVYRMNECWPGRTAENSQ; encoded by the coding sequence ATGAACAACTGGAAGAAAAAGATCAAAAAGGCCGTCTCGCTGAAGTATGAGCCAGCCAAAGACTCCGCCCCAAAGGTCACGGCCAAGGGGCAGGGAGTTGTTGCCGATAAGATCATAGCCCTGGCCAAAGAGAACAATATCCCTATCCATGAAGACCCGGACCTGGTTGAAATATTATCGAAACTTGACCTTGAAGAAGAGATCCCGCCAACCGTTTACGTTTTAGTCGCCGAGATACTGGCCTTTGTCTATCGCATGAACGAGTGCTGGCCGGGGCGAACGGCAGAAAATTCTCAATAG
- the flgF gene encoding flagellar basal-body rod protein FlgF: MEVIFKSGLEGTVESGLLLEKKMDLTANNLANVATAGFKRDRISFRELLLTAYNGEVKPAKTESIYTDFGPGEVKRTGNPLDAALSGPGFFKIETPDGILYTRAGTFALNGDNVLVTAQGYPVMGQGGPITLDGTTIEINEVGGISMDQAGDGVMAEVDSLAVVNFDDPSVLEKLGNSLYRLKNSQASEIPADGTQVRQGYLEQSNVNVMEEMVQMIQVQRNYESYQKIIQLLDEIDSRAINDVGKLT, from the coding sequence ATGGAAGTCATTTTTAAATCGGGTCTGGAAGGAACGGTAGAGAGCGGCCTCCTTCTTGAAAAAAAGATGGATCTCACGGCCAACAACCTGGCCAATGTCGCTACGGCCGGTTTCAAAAGAGACCGCATATCTTTCCGTGAGTTGCTGCTGACTGCCTATAATGGAGAGGTAAAACCGGCTAAAACAGAGTCGATTTATACGGATTTCGGTCCGGGAGAGGTTAAACGGACCGGCAATCCACTGGACGCGGCCCTGAGCGGCCCAGGTTTTTTCAAGATAGAGACCCCCGATGGGATCCTCTATACAAGGGCCGGAACCTTTGCCCTTAATGGCGACAATGTACTGGTTACCGCGCAGGGTTACCCGGTTATGGGACAGGGTGGGCCGATAACCCTGGATGGGACAACTATTGAGATTAACGAGGTGGGGGGCATATCCATGGATCAGGCTGGGGATGGGGTCATGGCCGAGGTGGATAGCCTGGCTGTAGTTAATTTTGACGATCCATCCGTACTGGAGAAGTTGGGGAATTCACTGTACCGGCTAAAAAATTCCCAGGCCAGTGAGATCCCGGCCGACGGGACACAGGTCAGGCAGGGCTATCTGGAACAGTCCAATGTCAACGTCATGGAAGAGATGGTTCAGATGATTCAGGTGCAGCGAAATTATGAGTCTTATCAGAAAATAATCCAGCTATTAGATGAAATTGACTCACGTGCGATCAATGATGTCGGAAAATTGACATAA
- the flgG gene encoding flagellar basal-body rod protein FlgG, giving the protein MLRGMWTAASGMASQQLQLDVIANNLANVNTTGFKKSRADFQDLLYQTLRMAGATTATGGTVPTGIQIGMGCRPVAVQKLFTQGDYNQTKNELDWAIEGKGFFKILSNEEELYTRAGAFKLDRDGYVVTSDGDRLQPEFAVPTGTVTISIDSGGRLVAAGADGTELGSVQVVLYSFPNPAGLFSVGRNLLRPTEASGEAIQGNPGIEGFGTVAQGFLEVSNVDVVEEMVSMIITQRAYEVNSKAIQTADQMLELANNLKR; this is encoded by the coding sequence ATGCTACGAGGCATGTGGACAGCGGCTTCCGGTATGGCATCACAGCAGCTTCAGCTGGATGTCATTGCCAATAACCTGGCGAATGTCAACACTACCGGGTTTAAGAAGAGCAGGGCGGATTTCCAGGATCTGCTTTATCAGACCCTGCGCATGGCCGGAGCGACAACCGCTACCGGAGGAACAGTTCCCACCGGTATTCAGATCGGCATGGGCTGCCGGCCGGTAGCGGTGCAAAAACTGTTTACGCAGGGTGACTATAACCAGACCAAGAACGAATTGGATTGGGCCATAGAAGGCAAGGGGTTCTTTAAGATCCTCAGCAATGAGGAGGAACTTTATACCAGGGCCGGCGCCTTTAAACTGGACAGGGACGGCTACGTTGTAACCTCAGACGGTGATCGCCTGCAGCCGGAATTTGCCGTGCCCACCGGGACGGTAACTATCTCCATCGATTCCGGCGGGCGACTTGTAGCCGCGGGTGCGGATGGCACAGAACTGGGCTCAGTGCAGGTTGTTTTGTACAGCTTCCCTAATCCGGCCGGCCTGTTCAGCGTGGGGCGAAATCTTTTGCGGCCGACCGAGGCCTCAGGCGAGGCCATTCAGGGAAACCCTGGGATAGAAGGGTTCGGGACCGTCGCCCAGGGATTTCTGGAGGTATCCAACGTGGATGTCGTGGAAGAGATGGTCAGCATGATCATCACCCAGCGGGCCTACGAGGTCAATTCCAAGGCTATTCAGACCGCAGATCAGATGCTTGAACTGGCGAATAATCTCAAGAGATAG
- the flgA gene encoding flagellar basal body P-ring formation chaperone FlgA yields the protein MRKTTTIGIIGLSFLIVLGVLQAAPALSGEGGGERSPYTLTQGDIESIYKDFVYAHMPWSKEDVVISRVHVGEVIALPGSQFTFEVTPPNGSYLGDTALRVVFRVNGREVRKVRIFGHIDIYREVVCMDHSMRRHEVIQEGDLCTARRDISRISNAAISDIREAVGKRLVSSVRAGEIIKRDMLELAPIIKKGDRVAIIADTETLLIRARGEAMEGGAEGEMIRVRNSKSKKEVYARVIDASTVQLEL from the coding sequence ATGAGGAAAACAACAACAATCGGTATAATCGGCCTTTCCTTCCTTATCGTGCTGGGCGTGTTACAAGCCGCGCCCGCCCTATCTGGAGAAGGTGGGGGGGAGCGCTCTCCCTATACCCTTACGCAGGGAGACATTGAGTCCATTTACAAGGATTTTGTTTATGCGCACATGCCCTGGTCCAAGGAAGATGTGGTTATCTCGCGTGTGCATGTCGGTGAGGTAATAGCGCTGCCGGGCAGCCAATTTACTTTTGAAGTGACACCGCCGAACGGCTCATACCTGGGGGATACGGCCTTGAGGGTGGTCTTCAGGGTTAACGGGCGGGAAGTGAGAAAGGTACGCATCTTTGGGCATATTGATATCTATAGGGAGGTGGTCTGTATGGATCATTCTATGCGAAGGCACGAGGTCATACAGGAAGGTGATTTGTGTACGGCGCGCCGGGATATATCACGGATCAGTAATGCAGCTATAAGTGATATAAGAGAGGCGGTCGGCAAGAGACTGGTCAGCTCGGTGCGGGCCGGAGAAATTATTAAGCGGGACATGCTCGAACTCGCCCCCATCATAAAAAAAGGAGATCGGGTGGCAATAATAGCGGACACAGAGACGCTGTTAATCAGGGCCCGGGGAGAGGCCATGGAAGGGGGGGCAGAGGGTGAGATGATCCGGGTGCGCAACAGCAAGAGTAAGAAGGAGGTCTATGCCCGGGTCATAGACGCATCTACCGTTCAGTTGGAACTTTAA
- a CDS encoding flagellar basal body L-ring protein FlgH codes for MNSLRRFMTTIILSLVLAGCAGMMPEDKTLMSSIAPDMPSPEPHRLEGAIYAQNMPVKIFSDCRARSIGDIVTVNIVETSNASKKAATKTGRSTSVKGGISALLGFEGAVEDRNSRFSADSMIEGGIASDFDGSGSTSRNSTVTASISCRVANVLPNGNLAIRGSREIRVNNETQYMILTGVIRPEDIAADNSIISSYVADARITYTGRGVLSEKQSPGWLARILDYIWPL; via the coding sequence ATGAATAGCTTGAGACGGTTTATGACTACTATTATTCTGAGTCTGGTTCTGGCGGGCTGTGCAGGCATGATGCCTGAAGATAAAACGCTCATGTCCTCTATTGCGCCCGATATGCCTTCTCCGGAGCCGCATAGGCTGGAAGGGGCTATCTATGCCCAAAATATGCCGGTAAAGATTTTTAGTGACTGCCGGGCCCGAAGCATAGGGGATATTGTCACGGTCAATATCGTGGAGACCTCCAATGCCTCCAAGAAGGCCGCTACTAAAACCGGCCGAAGCACCAGCGTAAAGGGCGGCATATCGGCTCTGCTTGGTTTTGAGGGTGCCGTAGAGGACAGGAACAGCAGATTTAGTGCCGACAGCATGATCGAAGGCGGTATCGCCAGTGATTTCGATGGGTCAGGATCAACCAGCCGGAATTCGACGGTAACGGCCTCTATCTCCTGCCGGGTGGCCAATGTCTTACCCAATGGGAATCTGGCCATTCGCGGGTCCAGGGAGATCCGGGTGAATAACGAGACACAATACATGATATTGACCGGAGTTATTCGTCCCGAGGACATTGCCGCGGATAATTCCATTATATCGTCTTATGTTGCCGATGCCCGCATTACGTACACGGGCCGGGGTGTCCTGAGTGAAAAGCAGAGCCCGGGCTGGCTGGCGCGCATACTGGATTATATATGGCCGCTGTAG
- a CDS encoding flagellar basal body P-ring protein FlgI: MNHLQRIFLAALITLLSFIYLAGSAQAARIKDIAFFKGVRTNQLVGYGLVVGLNGSGDSDQTKFTVQSIVNMLERMGVHVSAKEVKVKNVATAMITAQLPPFAKAGSKLDILVSSMGDAKSLQGGTLLLTPLKGVDGHVYALAQGPVSVGGFAVGGAAGGGVQKNHPTAGMIAAGATVEREIPYALGSQKEIMIGLYRPDFTTVTRMSAAINKEVGMAVAEPIDADAVKVTVPESLSEDVVKLMARLEMVEVRPDIAARVVLNEKTGTVVMGENVRVSRVAIAHGNLSIQIKERQIVSQPLPLAKGETVVTPESEVAVKEEAEKLLLLEEGASIGEVIKALNAIGVTPRDLIVILQSLRAAGALQADLEII; encoded by the coding sequence ATGAACCACCTGCAACGGATATTTCTAGCCGCCCTTATAACGCTACTCTCATTTATATATCTTGCCGGTTCGGCTCAAGCCGCCCGGATCAAGGACATTGCCTTTTTCAAGGGGGTGCGCACCAATCAGTTGGTTGGTTATGGACTGGTAGTCGGCCTGAACGGCAGCGGTGACAGCGACCAGACCAAGTTCACGGTGCAGTCTATAGTGAATATGCTGGAACGTATGGGCGTACATGTCTCAGCCAAAGAGGTAAAGGTCAAAAATGTGGCCACGGCGATGATTACTGCCCAGTTGCCGCCGTTTGCCAAGGCGGGAAGCAAACTGGATATCCTGGTATCCTCAATGGGCGACGCCAAAAGCCTCCAGGGAGGCACCTTGCTCCTGACGCCCCTTAAGGGAGTCGATGGTCATGTTTACGCCCTGGCCCAGGGACCCGTATCTGTGGGCGGATTTGCCGTAGGCGGCGCGGCCGGGGGCGGTGTCCAGAAGAATCATCCTACCGCAGGCATGATAGCAGCCGGGGCAACCGTAGAAAGAGAAATTCCATACGCCCTTGGCTCCCAGAAAGAGATAATGATCGGCCTCTACCGCCCGGATTTTACCACTGTAACCAGAATGAGCGCAGCAATTAACAAAGAGGTGGGGATGGCTGTTGCTGAACCAATAGATGCGGATGCGGTGAAGGTTACGGTGCCTGAATCTTTATCCGAAGACGTAGTCAAACTTATGGCCCGACTGGAGATGGTTGAGGTCAGACCGGATATCGCCGCCAGGGTGGTCTTAAATGAAAAGACCGGTACGGTAGTCATGGGTGAGAACGTGCGGGTGTCCCGGGTAGCCATAGCCCATGGGAATCTTAGTATCCAGATCAAGGAAAGGCAGATAGTCTCCCAACCTCTTCCCCTGGCCAAAGGGGAGACGGTAGTCACTCCGGAGTCGGAGGTCGCCGTAAAGGAAGAGGCCGAGAAATTGCTCCTCCTTGAGGAAGGGGCGAGCATTGGTGAGGTAATCAAGGCCCTTAATGCTATCGGAGTCACGCCGCGTGATTTGATCGTTATCCT